A segment of the Alistipes communis genome:
CGGTCTGGTAGAAATCCTTTACGTTATTTTTGTACGCCCGCAGCTGTACGTCCTGCCCGAGGAAGTTCTTTACGGTCTGGCCCTCGATCTTGGGGCCCCAGCCGTTCTGATAACCGTAGGAGTAAGCGCCCGTCGTGGGGACGCCCTGCGCATACGAATTCTGGAAGTCGGGCAGGCGCAGCACGCTTTCGAAGCGCATCGTCGAGTTGATCGAGACGCTCGTCTGCTGGTTTTTCGAGCCTTTTTTCGTCGTGATGATTACGGCGCCGTCTTTGGCGCGTGCACCGTAAAGGGCCGTCGCGGCGGCTCCTTTGAGGACGTTGATCGATTCGATGTCGTCGCTGGCGATGTCGCCCATGCGGTTGCCCGGATCGACGGCGGCGCCGCTCAGTGCCGAACCGGCGTTGCCCGGGTCGTAGGACTGGTTGCTCACGGGCATACCGTCGATGACGAAGAGCGGCTGACCCGACGAACCGAGCGACGACTGCCCGCGGATGATGATACGCGACGATCCGCCGGCCGTACCCGAGCTCGACGAGATGTTGACGCCGGCCACCTTACCCGACAGGGCGTTGAGGACGTTGCCGTCGCGCGCCTTGGTCAGTTCGTCCGACTTGACGGTCGACACGGAGTATCCGAGCGTCTTCTCCGAACGGGTGATGCCCATGGCGGTCACCACCACGTCGTCTATCGTGTGCGAATCCTCCTTCAACGAGACGGGGATATGGGTTCGTCCGGCGACGTCGACCTGTTGCGGTTCGTAGCCGATGAAGGAGATGTTCAGTTTGGCATCTTCGGGAGCGTTGAGCGAGAAGTGTCCCGAGGCATCGGTCGTCGAACCGATCGTCGTGCCTTCGACCAGAACCGTTGCGCCTACGACTGGCGCCCCGGCCGGATCGGTCACCGTGCCCGACACCTGCTTGTTCTGTGCCGTGACGGTCGCGTCGAGACAGAGAACAGCGATTAACGAAAGTAGAATTTTGTTAATCATACGCATGATTTTTTAAGTGGGTTTTTAATCTATATACCTCTTGTGTTCGGGGCAAAGTTACGGATTATAATATTTATCGCCAAGATATTTTTAAATAAATTTAATAACTGCTTTCTGTCTACCGGAAAACCCCGTGTGACGCTTATAATTCATAATTCAGAGGGGGGGGTAATATTACGGATTGTAATGTGCTGCTTCGACCGCTGCGTTCCGTTCGGCCGGATCGGGGAGTATATCCTCCTTTTAAAGCGGTTTCGGGAGGGATCGGAGTCGGTGGAGAAAACGGAAACCGGTTGCCTTTCGGCGATTCGTGAAAAATCGTAATCGAATTCCGGAAGATTCGGCCTTCATCCGCTGTCAATACATTGATAATCTATTGTATTCCGATCTTCTCGAATCCGTTTTCCGACTTTCGAGTCCGAACGGAATGAAAAAACCGCATCCTGCGGGGATGCGGTTTTCGGGGGAGGGATCGTGCGTTCAGAACCGGTAGACGTCTTTTTGGCAGTAGAGGGTTTCGTCGTCGAGCGGTGCGGGACGGCTGTCGCCGCACAGCAGGGCGAGCTGTCCGTCGTGCCGGACGATGCGGATTTCGGGCTGCGACGTGAGGATCTCGATCGTGCGGCCCGCTGCGGGATCGTCGAGGCGTGCCGCTTCGCCCAGAATGTTCCGCCGCCACCCCTCGACGGGATAGAAACGTCCGTCGTCCGTTGCGGGCCCCTCCTGCGTGCGGAGCGTCGGCCGCCAGTCTCCCTGCCAGAAGAGTTGCGTGGTCATCGTGAAGGGTGCCGCCGTCGCCCCGCGTGCCAGATGCGTCACGGCGAACTGTCCGTCGTCGTCCAGGTCGAACAAGACGGCCAGCGCCGGTAGTCCGTCGTCGCCGGCGGGAAGCTCCATGACGATGCGGTCGGTCTCCACGCGGCTCTGCCAGATGCGCTGCCCGAAGCCGTAGCGGTTTGCGCAGAGCGTCTTGCCGCGGTCGGCGTAGTCGGCCAGCAGCGCTTCGGGCGTTTCGAAGACGGGCGTCAATGCTTCGGGCCTCCCGTCCGCCCCTGCGGCGAAGATTCCCGTCACGGCGGCGCCGGCGTTGGAGAGGCGTACCTCCCGTCCGCCGGCGCAGCGCAGCGTATAGAGCAGGATGCCTTCGCCTTCGGCCGAAGCGCCCCACAGATATTGTTCGATCTCCACTATTCGACCGGTTTGAGGTTCGCCAGCAGGGCGTCGATGCGTCGCAGCGTCTCTTCCTTGCCGATGAACGACGTGACGTCGTACATGCCCGGCCCCTTGCCTGCGCCCACGAGCGCCAGCCGCAGCGTGTTCATGATCTGTCCCATGGGGTAGCCCTTCTGCTCGATCCATGCGTGGACGATCCGCTCGGTGTTCTCCAACGAGAAGTCGTCGATCGAGGCCAGCACCTCGCGCACCTCGCGCAGGCGGTCGGGGTTTTCGCCCTTCCAGTATTTGCGCGCCTGCTTCTCCTCGTACTGGGTCGGAGCGACGAAGAAGAACGAGGTCAGCTCCCACAGATCGGTGATGAAGGTCGCGCGCTCCTTCATGATCCCTGCCGCGCGGCCCGCCACCTCGTCCGTCACCTCGATGCCGTGCGCGCGCAGGATCGGCTGGTAGAGTGCGGCCAGTTCGGCGTCGCTCTTGCGGTGCATGTACTGGGCGTTGAACCATTTGGCCTTGTCGGGCTGGAAGCGCGCGCCCGATTTCGACACACGCTCCAACGAGAAGGCGTTGATGAGCTCCTGCATCGAGAAGAGCTCCTGCTCCGTGCCCGGGTTCCAGCCCAGCAGCGCCAGCATGTTGATGAACGCCTCGGGGAAGTAGCCGTCTTCGCGGTAGCCGTGCGCCGTCTCGCCCGTGGGCGACTGCCAGAAGAGCGGGAAGACGGGGAAGCCCATCTTGTCGCCGTCGCGCTTCGAGAGCTTGCCGCCGCCCGTGGGTTTGAGCAGCAGCGGCAGGTGGGCGAATTCGGGCTGCGTGGCCTCCCAGCCGAAAGCGCGGTAGAGCAGGTAGTGCAGCGGCAGCGAGGGGAGCCACTCCTCGCCGCGGATGACGTGGGTGATCTCCATCAGGTGATCGTCCACGATGTTGGCCAGATGGTAGGTCGGCAGTGCGTCGGCCGACTTGTAGAGCACCTTGTCGTCGAGCGTCGAGGTGTTGACCTCCACGTCGCCGCGGATCAGGTCGTGCATCCGCACCGTCTCGTCGGCCGGCATCTTGAAGCGGACGACCCACTGGTCGCCGCGCTCGATGCGCGCCCGCACCTCGTCGGCCGGCAGGGCGAGCGACGTGGCGAGCCGTTCGCGTACCGAGGCGTTGTAGGCGAAGGTCTCGCCGCGTTCCTCGTACTGCGCGCGCAGGGCGTTCAGCTCGTCGGCCGTGTCGAAGGCGTAGTAGGCCCAGCCCGCGTCGACGAGTTGCAGGGCGTATTTCAGGTAGATTTCGCGCCGTTCGCTCTGGCGGTAGGGGGCGTGGGGGCCGCCTTGCCCGACGCCCTCGTCGATATGGATGCCGCACCATTCGAGTGACTCGATGATGTAGGCTTCGGCACCTGGGACGAAGCGCTGCGAGTCGGTATCCTCGATGCGGAGGATCATCTTGCCGCCGTGGCGGCGTGCGAACAGATAGTTGTAGAGTGCCGTGCGGACGCCGCCGATATGGAGCGGGCCCGTGGGGCTGGGGGCGAAACGCACCCGTACAGGTCTTGTCATTTCCGTGTATATAATTTAAATCCTTATACTCTCTTTTTTCCGGTCGCGGGTCTCTCCCGCCGCCTGCTTTTCGTCGCGGGAGCGGCCGACCCGAATCGGAGTGCGGCGTTTTGCCCGGGTCTGCCCGAGCCGACGCTATTTCAGTTCGATCCGATGCCGGTCGTCGGCCTCGTTCGCCGCACGGCGGCGTGCGTAGGCTTCGTATTCGGGCGTATGCGGGAAGTCGCGTGCCGCGTGCCGTGCCTCCCGCAGCGGGGCGATGCTGCCGGCGACGATCGCACCGACGGTCAGTGCGACGGCCGTTCCCGCCGCGATCCACATCCGACCGTCGCCGGTCAGCGCGGCGGCGAGGGTCAGCGCGAAGCAACTGCGTTCCGTCCAGTGCGAAGTCGCGATGCGGAGAATCCGTTCCGAGAGGTTCATGGCGGCACTATTTGATCCGATACTCGATGCGCATCGTGATGCGGGCCTTCTTGTGACGGCTCGCGGTGTTGAACGATCCGCCGGCCGAGAACTCCTCGTTGGCGTTGGCGCCCGTGATCTGGAAGACGCCCATGCGCGCCGAGGCTACGGCGCCGATGCCCGTTCCGGCGTTCTGCGCGATCTTCTCGGCACGCGCCCGTGCGTCGGCCGAAGCGCGTTCGATGAGCGACAGCTTCACGTCGTCGAGTTTCGTATAGTAGTAGTCGGGCTGGCGCGCCTCGATCGATACGCCCTGCGCGATGAGCGCCGAGATTTCGCGCGAGACGTTCTCCACCAGATCGACGTCCGTCGATTCGATGCTGAACTCCTGCCGCAGCGAGTACCCCGTGAAACGTTGTCCGGCATAGTTGCCGTTGGCGCTGTATACGGTTTGGTAGGTCTTGTCGACGTTGACGAAGTTCCATACGACCTGCTTCGCGTCGATCCCCTTCGCTGCGAGGTAGTCGCTGACCTTGCGCTTGCTCTGTTCGATCCGGCGGTAGCCGTCGGCCGCCTCTGCGGCCTCGGCCGTCAGCACGCCGCTCCATACGATCAGATCCGACTCGAACTCCGTTTCGCCCAGACCGGTTACGACCACCGTGTCCTGCGAGCGGTACTTGTAGGTGTAGGCGCGTCCCAGCAGATAGGCGCTCAGAAT
Coding sequences within it:
- a CDS encoding SIMPL domain-containing protein, with translation MNREHIKYAIIGIAIILSAYLLGRAYTYKYRSQDTVVVTGLGETEFESDLIVWSGVLTAEAAEAADGYRRIEQSKRKVSDYLAAKGIDAKQVVWNFVNVDKTYQTVYSANGNYAGQRFTGYSLRQEFSIESTDVDLVENVSREISALIAQGVSIEARQPDYYYTKLDDVKLSLIERASADARARAEKIAQNAGTGIGAVASARMGVFQITGANANEEFSAGGSFNTASRHKKARITMRIEYRIK
- the gltX gene encoding glutamate--tRNA ligase; the protein is MTRPVRVRFAPSPTGPLHIGGVRTALYNYLFARRHGGKMILRIEDTDSQRFVPGAEAYIIESLEWCGIHIDEGVGQGGPHAPYRQSERREIYLKYALQLVDAGWAYYAFDTADELNALRAQYEERGETFAYNASVRERLATSLALPADEVRARIERGDQWVVRFKMPADETVRMHDLIRGDVEVNTSTLDDKVLYKSADALPTYHLANIVDDHLMEITHVIRGEEWLPSLPLHYLLYRAFGWEATQPEFAHLPLLLKPTGGGKLSKRDGDKMGFPVFPLFWQSPTGETAHGYREDGYFPEAFINMLALLGWNPGTEQELFSMQELINAFSLERVSKSGARFQPDKAKWFNAQYMHRKSDAELAALYQPILRAHGIEVTDEVAGRAAGIMKERATFITDLWELTSFFFVAPTQYEEKQARKYWKGENPDRLREVREVLASIDDFSLENTERIVHAWIEQKGYPMGQIMNTLRLALVGAGKGPGMYDVTSFIGKEETLRRIDALLANLKPVE
- a CDS encoding aldose epimerase family protein, whose translation is MEIEQYLWGASAEGEGILLYTLRCAGGREVRLSNAGAAVTGIFAAGADGRPEALTPVFETPEALLADYADRGKTLCANRYGFGQRIWQSRVETDRIVMELPAGDDGLPALAVLFDLDDDGQFAVTHLARGATAAPFTMTTQLFWQGDWRPTLRTQEGPATDDGRFYPVEGWRRNILGEAARLDDPAAGRTIEILTSQPEIRIVRHDGQLALLCGDSRPAPLDDETLYCQKDVYRF